Proteins found in one Orcinus orca chromosome 11, mOrcOrc1.1, whole genome shotgun sequence genomic segment:
- the FBXL14 gene encoding F-box/LRR-repeat protein 14 produces METHISCLFPELLAMIFGYLDVRDKGRAAQVCTAWRDAAYHKSVWRGVEAKLHLRRANPSLFPSLQARGIRRVQILSLRRSLSYVIQGMANIESLNLSGCYNLTDNGLGHAFVQEIGSLRALNLSLCKQITDSSLGRIAQYLKGLEVLELGGCSNITNTGLLLIAWGLQRLKSLNLRSCRHLSDVGIGHLAGMTRSAAEGCLGLEQLTLQDCQKLTDLSLKHISRGLTGLRLLNLSFCGGISDAGLLHLSHMGSLRSLNLRSCDNISDTGIMHLAMGSLRLSGLDVSFCDKVGDQSLAYIAQGLDGLKSLSLCSCHISDDGINRMVRQMHGLRTLNIGQCVRITDKGLELIAEHLSQLTGIDLYGCTRITKRGLERITQLPCLKVLNLGLWQMTDSEKVR; encoded by the exons ATGGAGACGCACATCTCGTGCCTGTTCCCCGAGCTGCTGGCCATGATCTTCGGCTACCTGGACGTGCGCGACAAGGGGCGCGCGGCGCAGGTGTGCACGGCCTGGCGGGACGCCGCCTACCACAAGTCGGTGTGGCGGGGGGTGGAGGCCAAGCTGCACCTGCGCCGGGCCAACCCGTCGCTGTTCCCCAGCCTGCAGGCCCGGGGCATCCGCCGGGTGCAGATCCTGAGCCTGCGCCGCAGCCTCAGCTACGTGATCCAGGGCATGGCCAACATCGAGAGCCTCAACCTCAGCGGCTGCTACAACCTCACCGACAACGGACTGGGCCACGCGTTCGTTCAGGAGATCGGCTCGCTGCGCGCCCTCAACCTGAGCCTGTGCAAGCAGATCACCGACAGCAGCCTGGGCCGCATAGCCCAGTACCTCAAGGGCCTGGAGGTGCTGGAGCTGGGCGGCTGCAGCAACATCACCAACACCGGTCTCCTGCTCATCGCCTGGGGCCTGCAGCGCCTCAAGAGCCTTAATCTCCGCAGCTGCCGCCACCTCTCGGACGTGGGCATCGGGCACCTGGCCGGCATGACGCGCAGCGCGGCCGAGGGCTGCCTGGGCCTGGAGCAGCTCACGCTGCAGGACTGCCAGAAGCTCACGGATCTGTCTCTGAAGCACATCTCCCGGGGGCTGACGGGCCTGAGGCTCCTCAACCTCAGCTTCTGCGGAGGCATCTCGGACGCAGGCCTCCTGCACCTGTCGCACATGGGCAGCCTGCGCAGCCTTAACCTGCGCTCCTGCGACAACATCAGTGACACGGGCATCATGCATCTGGCCATGGGCAGCCTGCGCCTCTCGGGGCTGGATGTGTCCTTCTGTGACAAGGTGGGGGACCAGAGCCTGGCTTACATAGCGCAGGGGCTGGACGGCCTCAAGTCCCTGTCCCTCTGCTCCTGCCACATAAGCGACGATGGCATCAACCGCATGGTGCGGCAGATGCACGGGCTGCGCACACTCAACATCGGGCAGTGTGTACGCATCACGGACAAGGGCCTGGAGCTGATCGCCGAGCACCTGAGCCAGCTCACCGGCATCGACCTGTACGGCTGCACCCGCATCACCAAGCGCGGCCTGGAGCGCATCACGCAGCTGCCCTGCCTCAAGGTACTCAACCTGGGCCTCTGGCAGATGACGGACAGTGAGAAGGTCAG ATGA